Sequence from the Halomarina litorea genome:
CGGGAGTCCGAGGCGGCGCTACGAAGATATCCTCAGACGCCCTCCCACCTCCATGCGCACTACCGACGCTCGGTCGCACGGGGCTGGATCTCACCACGGGACGACGAGCGAAGCGAGTACTGGAGCAGCCGTCAGCTCGCAGGTGGCTTCTCACTGGCCGCCGACGGACTCCAGTTGGTTCCCGACGGGAACGGCTTCGAACCGGGGCCTCCGTCGAGTGGACGTTCCGGATTCTCGATGGCGGCGGTAACGTCGGACCCGCTAAGACGATACCCGTCGCTCTCGCCGAGCGGAACGTCCATCTGGTTCTCTACGGGGGTTGGAATCCGAACCCGCGCGTATCGGGCGGGTGCGTTCTCGGGTACCCACCGGTGAGGTTCGTGAAACTCCGAACGCCGACCTCTGGCCCTCCTCGACCCGTCGAAGGTATCGCGACATACGATTCATCTCACCGGCCGAACCCGTCGAGCGTCGACTGCACCCCGGAGACGAGGTGCGACTTCCGACGGAGGCGCTCGAACGGGACGGGGAAGAGCGGCGCGAGTTGGCGAACCGCGCCGTGGAACGTCTCCGCGACGGCCCGCTCGCCCCCGAGTGCTCCGCGGACGGACTCGCGAATCTGCCAGACGCCGACCGGCGCCCAGTACTCGTCGGTCGCCACCCGGACGACGAACGCCTTGGCCTGTCTGTCGCGCTCCGCGAGGTGTTCGAGCACCGCGAGGCGAGTGGCGTAGTAGGCCCCGCTGGTCTCCTCGACGTAGCCCGTCCGACCCTCGTAGCCCTCGTTGGCCGCGAGCAGGCGGTAGGCACCCTCGTCGGGGTTCCAGATGCTGCCCGGCGACTTCATCTCGACCAGTTCGAACTCCCAGTTGCCGGGTGCGAGGACGATCCAGTAGTGGTTGCCCATGTAGGACTCCTCGTACACCTCCACCTCGTCTACGCTCGGCGCGTTTCTGACCTGTCCGCGCAGGAACTGGCCGACGGTGTCGTCGACGGCGGTGATGGACCAGCGCGTGGGGACCAGCCGCCGATTCTGGCCCTGTCCGAGCGCGCCCGCCGAGAGGATGCGGTTGATGTCGTAGACGTCGAACCCGCGGTTGTAGAGGTACGTCATCGCCCCTTCGGCGCGCCAGTCGTCGTCCGAGAGCGTCTTCTCGACCGCCCGAGGGACGTGCGGGTTCTCCGTGAGGCGGGCGTCGGTAGCGTTGGCCCGGGGGCCGGTCGGCGTCGAGACGGCGTCCATGCCGACGTCCATCGAGGGTCGCTCGCCCAGGTCGACCTCCACGGCGACCGGTCGATCCGCGATGGCCACCTCGCGCTGGGTCCCGACGAACCCGTCCCAGGTGTCGTGGACGTTCACGTCGGCCCGTCGGGTGGAGTTCAGCAGTCCGGTCCGGTACTGGAGCACGTCGCGGATGCCGAGGCCGCCGTCGTACCACTGCCCGCTGGTGGCGAACTCGGCGGGGTCGGCGTCGGCGTCCACCGGCGCGAGGATCCCCGTCGAGACGTTGGGGTACGACGAGCGCCCGACGAAGATGGAGGGGGCGCTGCGGCCGACGTGCGTGGTGTCGCGGATGGGGTCGAGCTTCGCGTCGACGTCGTCGAGGTAGTCGAGCACCTCGTAGGACTTCTCCTCGGCCAGTCGCCGCCGCTCGGCGGCCTCGTCGACCTCGAACCCCTCGATGTACTCGTCGAGACGCATCCGTCCGGGGGTTCGTCGTACGGGCGGATAGGCGTTTACCTCCCGGAGCGGGGTCCCGGCTGTCGCGCGGGCCGGGAGGCTCCAAACGCTCCGCAGTCCGAACAGTCGGGACAGACCGCGACACCTACGAACGGTCCGTACCGCTCGAACGGTGTGTAGCGTGTGTAGAT
This genomic interval carries:
- the nreA gene encoding DNA repair protein NreA, which gives rise to MRLDEYIEGFEVDEAAERRRLAEEKSYEVLDYLDDVDAKLDPIRDTTHVGRSAPSIFVGRSSYPNVSTGILAPVDADADPAEFATSGQWYDGGLGIRDVLQYRTGLLNSTRRADVNVHDTWDGFVGTQREVAIADRPVAVEVDLGERPSMDVGMDAVSTPTGPRANATDARLTENPHVPRAVEKTLSDDDWRAEGAMTYLYNRGFDVYDINRILSAGALGQGQNRRLVPTRWSITAVDDTVGQFLRGQVRNAPSVDEVEVYEESYMGNHYWIVLAPGNWEFELVEMKSPGSIWNPDEGAYRLLAANEGYEGRTGYVEETSGAYYATRLAVLEHLAERDRQAKAFVVRVATDEYWAPVGVWQIRESVRGALGGERAVAETFHGAVRQLAPLFPVPFERLRRKSHLVSGVQSTLDGFGR